In the genome of Rhodoferax fermentans, one region contains:
- a CDS encoding HNH endonuclease signature motif containing protein encodes MTLRNNPIEMTQAKLRELLNYDPLTGVFTWRETANNRLRPGDVAGSVRKSGYVNLGVGGKLYLAHRLAWLYVYGAWPSKELDHINENKSDNRIANLRDVNRSQNCQNIRLPKRNTSGVKGVYFDKRASLWHARVYHDGRHHCAGFHARLRDAAAAYAALAAKVHTHNPMALTS; translated from the coding sequence ATGACCCTCAGAAACAATCCCATCGAGATGACGCAGGCCAAACTGCGCGAACTGCTGAACTACGACCCGCTGACAGGCGTTTTTACTTGGCGCGAGACCGCGAACAACCGACTACGCCCTGGCGACGTCGCCGGTTCTGTCAGAAAGAGTGGGTATGTGAACCTGGGTGTGGGTGGAAAGCTCTACCTCGCGCACAGGCTGGCGTGGCTCTATGTTTACGGTGCTTGGCCGTCGAAAGAACTCGACCACATCAACGAGAATAAAAGCGACAACCGCATTGCCAACCTGCGCGACGTGAACCGCTCGCAGAACTGCCAGAATATCAGGCTACCAAAACGGAATACGAGCGGCGTCAAGGGCGTTTACTTTGACAAGCGAGCCAGCCTTTGGCACGCACGGGTCTATCACGACGGGCGTCATCATTGCGCTGGGTTTCACGCGAGGCTGCGCGACGCGGCTGCGGCCTATGCTGCGCTGGCAGCGAAGGTGCACACGCACAACCCTATGGCGCTGACGTCGTGA
- a CDS encoding GIY-YIG nuclease family protein: MARITVAGVYEIRNTLSNKVYIGSSVNVKRRLAAHRQHLRRGEHATAHLQSAWDKCGESAFEFKQLIVCDKKDVLFYEQRIMDGFKSNQKEFGYNKRIVVETCAGMKLTDEHKAKIAAAVPRGEAHQYYGKRLCDKAYEVAADLKRGKPMPDEQREKISRTLHGKKKPAGFGAKISAAKKGVKYTDEQKKNMTGCWLGKKHTKERREQGAKLSFAKADEVRRLYAGGGLSQDKIAVMMQVSRRAIRNVLDGKAWA, from the coding sequence GTGGCGCGTATCACCGTTGCGGGTGTTTACGAAATCCGAAACACATTGAGCAACAAGGTGTATATCGGGTCATCGGTAAACGTCAAGCGCAGACTTGCTGCTCATCGGCAGCATCTGCGCAGAGGTGAGCACGCCACTGCGCATTTGCAGTCTGCATGGGATAAGTGTGGAGAGTCTGCGTTTGAATTCAAGCAGCTGATTGTCTGCGACAAAAAGGACGTTCTGTTTTACGAGCAGCGCATCATGGACGGCTTCAAGTCGAACCAGAAAGAGTTTGGCTACAACAAACGCATCGTGGTGGAAACATGTGCGGGCATGAAGCTGACAGACGAGCACAAAGCCAAGATTGCAGCCGCAGTCCCGCGTGGCGAGGCTCATCAGTACTATGGCAAACGGCTCTGCGACAAAGCGTATGAAGTCGCCGCTGACTTGAAGCGCGGTAAACCGATGCCCGATGAGCAGCGGGAAAAAATATCGCGTACTTTGCACGGAAAAAAGAAGCCTGCTGGATTTGGCGCAAAGATCAGTGCAGCAAAAAAAGGCGTCAAGTACACCGACGAACAAAAGAAAAATATGACCGGGTGCTGGCTCGGGAAAAAACACACCAAGGAACGGCGAGAGCAAGGCGCAAAACTCAGCTTCGCAAAAGCCGATGAAGTCCGTAGGCTGTACGCTGGGGGTGGTTTGTCGCAAGACAAAATCGCGGTGATGATGCAGGTGTCTAGGCGGGCAATTCGCAATGTGCTCGACGGAAAGGCTTGGGCATAA
- a CDS encoding glycoside hydrolase family 19 protein, translated as MTPSELIHMGVRADRAATYAPLLAMAMPEFGIDTLLRKKMFLPQVLHESMMLRCTTELWGAEPTAAQSTYERDFSQSWGPGLQRGDRNYKAFNLGNSQPGDGKRYRGHGLLQSTGRYNHAKARDRLRARLPNHNVPDFEQDPEALALPLWAVLSACDFWEAHNLNYWADLGDVDGVSDVINRGKKTEIKGDANGFKERLALFRVADEVLA; from the coding sequence ATGACACCATCAGAGCTGATACACATGGGCGTCCGCGCCGACCGCGCCGCCACCTACGCACCATTGCTGGCCATGGCCATGCCTGAATTTGGCATAGACACACTACTGCGCAAGAAAATGTTTCTGCCCCAGGTGTTGCACGAGTCAATGATGCTCAGGTGCACCACGGAACTGTGGGGTGCTGAGCCAACCGCTGCGCAAAGCACCTATGAGCGCGACTTCTCGCAGTCATGGGGTCCTGGCCTGCAACGCGGCGACAGGAACTACAAAGCATTCAACCTGGGCAATTCACAGCCCGGTGACGGCAAGCGGTATCGCGGCCACGGCCTGCTGCAAAGCACCGGGCGCTACAACCACGCAAAGGCCCGAGACAGGCTGCGCGCCCGCCTGCCAAACCACAATGTTCCCGACTTTGAGCAAGACCCGGAGGCCTTGGCCTTGCCGCTGTGGGCCGTTCTGAGCGCCTGTGACTTTTGGGAAGCGCACAACCTGAACTACTGGGCTGACCTCGGCGATGTGGATGGCGTCAGCGATGTGATCAACCGTGGCAAAAAGACGGAGATCAAAGGCGATGCCAACGGCTTCAAGGAGCGCCTGGCGCTGTTCCGTGTGGCTGACGAGGTGCTGGCATGA
- a CDS encoding phage tail fiber protein, with protein MFKKWIGSALLGLALVLAAVPVVQAGALSDYLENKLVDHVFRAQAYTAPTTVYVALFTSACSDSAIGTEVSGGSYARPGLATSLVNWAGTQAAASTTASSGTSGTTSNNAAITFATPSAGWGTVTHIGLMDSVSSGNMLVCTALSIGKTINTGDTVSFPAASLTIQMDN; from the coding sequence ATGTTTAAAAAATGGATTGGTTCGGCCCTGTTGGGCCTGGCGTTGGTACTGGCTGCGGTTCCGGTGGTGCAGGCCGGTGCTTTATCCGATTACCTGGAAAACAAGCTGGTTGACCATGTGTTCCGGGCCCAGGCCTACACCGCGCCGACAACTGTCTATGTGGCACTCTTCACATCAGCCTGCAGCGACTCGGCTATTGGCACCGAGGTGTCGGGCGGCTCGTATGCCCGGCCTGGGCTGGCCACCAGCTTGGTCAACTGGGCAGGCACCCAGGCAGCGGCCAGCACCACGGCCAGCTCGGGCACCAGCGGCACCACGTCCAACAATGCCGCCATCACCTTTGCCACACCCAGCGCAGGCTGGGGCACGGTCACCCACATCGGTTTGATGGATTCGGTGTCCAGCGGCAACATGCTGGTTTGCACCGCGTTGAGCATCGGCAAGACGATCAACACCGGTGACACCGTCAGCTTCCCGGCTGCATCGCTCACGATTCAGATGGACAACTGA
- a CDS encoding DUF4043 family protein, translated as MATTNFAQLTSEQKTVWSLDFWRQARNLSFVNKFLGSDENSLIQHVTELKKTQKGARAVMTLLTDLEGDGIAGDRTLRGNEEQLRSFDKVIRIDQIRNANINEGRMADQKTVVQFRENSRDKLSYWASDRVDQLAILTMAGLSYSTKLSAVGATVGRIGSDLPYLEFAQDVVAPSSKRFGRWNGTSKLMEWGTGNGSVAVADTPSYNMLVQAKAYAKDNYVRGCKDKGGEEVYHVFLSPQAMAKLKLDPEYLSNLRWARQRGEDNPLFTGDVVRVDGMYLHEYRHIPNTRLTPSGQKYGAGGLIDGCQVLFCGAQALGMADLGAPSWTEEGFDYENQQGISVAKILGFLKPQFYTQYSGGTTEDFGVLSLYTAQ; from the coding sequence ATGGCAACGACTAACTTTGCGCAGCTGACCAGCGAACAAAAAACAGTCTGGTCGCTCGATTTCTGGCGCCAGGCCCGCAACCTTTCTTTCGTCAACAAGTTTCTCGGCAGCGACGAGAACAGCTTGATCCAGCACGTCACCGAGCTGAAGAAAACCCAAAAAGGCGCGCGCGCCGTGATGACCTTGCTGACCGACCTCGAAGGTGACGGTATCGCAGGGGATCGCACCCTGCGCGGCAATGAAGAGCAGCTGCGCAGCTTCGACAAGGTGATTCGGATCGACCAGATCCGTAACGCCAACATCAACGAAGGCCGCATGGCCGATCAGAAGACCGTGGTGCAGTTCCGCGAAAACAGCCGCGACAAGCTGTCCTACTGGGCGTCTGACCGCGTCGACCAGCTGGCGATCCTGACGATGGCCGGGCTGTCCTACAGCACCAAGCTCAGCGCCGTGGGCGCCACCGTGGGTCGCATCGGCTCCGATCTGCCGTATCTGGAATTCGCCCAGGACGTGGTCGCGCCCAGCTCCAAGCGCTTCGGTCGCTGGAACGGCACCTCCAAGCTGATGGAGTGGGGCACCGGCAACGGCTCGGTGGCTGTCGCAGACACCCCGTCCTACAACATGCTGGTGCAGGCCAAGGCATACGCCAAGGACAACTACGTGCGCGGTTGCAAGGACAAGGGTGGCGAAGAGGTCTATCACGTCTTCCTCAGCCCGCAGGCCATGGCCAAGCTGAAGCTGGACCCCGAGTACCTGTCGAACTTGCGCTGGGCGCGTCAACGCGGCGAGGACAACCCGCTGTTCACTGGCGACGTGGTGCGTGTCGACGGCATGTACCTGCATGAGTACCGCCACATCCCCAACACCCGCCTGACCCCTTCCGGCCAGAAGTACGGTGCCGGTGGCTTGATCGACGGTTGCCAGGTGCTGTTCTGCGGTGCCCAAGCGCTGGGTATGGCCGACCTCGGCGCTCCCAGCTGGACCGAAGAAGGCTTCGACTACGAGAACCAACAAGGTATCTCGGTCGCCAAGATTCTGGGCTTCCTCAAGCCTCAGTTCTACACCCAGTACAGCGGCGGCACCACCGAAGACTTCGGTGTGCTCTCTTTGTACACGGCTCAGTAA